The following nucleotide sequence is from Populus nigra chromosome 15, ddPopNigr1.1, whole genome shotgun sequence.
CTTTATTGCTTGAAGATGGCCGTGCTgggtcattttaatatttaactagTGAAGATCGTGATCTATGCTTTGTGGCAcagaaaattacaaatttataagtttttcaaaaataaatatttttgaatgaaaaaaaaaccccatcaTATCCCTGATCAAGTTTGAACctaatgttattaaaaaaaaacccatcatgaTAATTTGATGGGGCTATTCCAAGCCGAActtaatgttattaaattcatCTTGGGGATGATTAACTTGGTTAAGATTGTAAAAGAATTATcttatctaaaaatttaagttattagataaagttttaagatataatttatattattctttaacacatccCTTTAAGTGAAAAccttttaaacttgaaacttgcacagctCTACACTaacttgtacttaatttttatcaaataaatgaaaatggtGAAATTCAAACTCGTCACTGTTTGGTTatcaaagctctgataccatatcaaagaaccatttcaTCCAAAAGATTAAGTTGTTAGATAAgatcccaggatatgatttatattattctccaaCAAAGATATGGTTAATCCAATCAAATCATCTAACAAGTTAATTCATAATCTAATCAAaacttagtttaattttttttaaaaaaataaaacagcattttaaaaaacaaaactacattgttttaattaatcttaGCTAATGGATCCAACTAGTAACTTGAGTATTGAGCCAGACTTAATAACTGActctattatttgtttattttaaaataagtatTTGATAATGAGATAAAGTGTAAAAGTAATTATATGTACCTAATAGTATACTTTTATAAAAgtgattttcaattaaaaaattaaaaagaatacattaaaaattaaaaaaaaaaacattaatttaattttttcacggAAAACAAAAGCAGCGTTAAAAAAACagtatatgtataaaaaaaaaaagcacaagaTGTACTTGAAAGCTAGGTTACATGTACCAAACATTAATAGAAATTTCATGTTTGATTAGGGTTTGGGATTAATTTTGGACAGACAAGAGATCTCGAAGAGATTTGATTCAAACTGATTTGACAAGCAAATTGTTCATAGAATAGAATCAAGAGACGGAGTGTTTCTCATGGGCGAGCCGAGGAGAGAAAGAAGACAGAAACCCCACCGAGGTGGGGCTCCGAAGAAGCTGGCTAAAATGACATATGCTTtcgataataattatataaagtaCAAAGGTAAAGATTATGCTCATCTCAAGGATTAATTTTCTTGGGGATTTGTTCATGTCAAAACCAATAATACCAGTTGCATAAGATGCCACTATCGGCTTCATTTGAGCCTGCCTCTGCATATATGGCTCCACCTCAGCTTCCCAATTTCCTTGTCGGCCATTCTTCCATGCCCCACCCCACTCATGGCATATTATACGAAACCTacattatattttcttgtttttttcctcttagaATAAATCACCCTGCCCTACTAGGGTCAACCCAGCTCCTTCCTTGCTCACctgcccccttttttttaaaaaaaaaaatatatatatctccttttttattttccaattgAATCGCTCAgctcttttttgaaaaaaattatactttgatgatatattgtttttaaattaatttttataatttattttgatttatttttgaacCAACTAAATTAATTGGAAACAATTCTTGCACGAGTTAATCTTAAACTCGAGCTTAGCAAGAAGTTAAGTTAAGAGGTTTTAAGATTGACTCGTTAGGTCATGctgttttttcctcttcttttccttttattccatctttttttttttaattgtaattgagtttttttttttcaatttcattccttcaacatttagttgattttggattggtcttcttaatttgttttagtttgttttttatgaggttatcgcAATCTCAATAAATATCCCAGTATTTTATTGGTACTCAATTTtatgaatatctatttttattatcatatcattaagtaaaaaaaataatttaaaaactatttgttAAACCTAGCAGAGTCTATGATCCGGATTGCAGGTTAAGTCACAAAGCCTAGGttgatcaaatatgtttttttcttacttttaaaaaagcaaaaagacatcattttaaaaaagattaaagtcaaactatgttttttaccGATCATATAGGTTGCTTTTATTAAATTGACTGGatcatgtcaaaataatttttatacgagttaattttaaaattaaattaggtaAGAAGTTAAGTTGAAAGATTAATCTTTCTTTAATAACCATGGcaagtattttcatatgttctcaactttttttttattaactttttatatttaaccTATGCAGTGCGGGTAGTAAACTcatatagtattttaaaataaacacattGTACGGTAAGATTGGTGATCATCACGAATAAGCTTACATCATTAAAGGTGTAGATGGAGTGATAGGTAGATTTATTCtttatgttattatattttgagtttaaatttaaaaaacaatatgaaaaaaaatcttattattatattagttttgatttaaatgGCTTTTTTTAAATGCCAACAATAAGAAGTTTGCGGTATTTATAAtactaatataatataattttaaataataataataataattgaaagccCACTCTCTTATGACGGTAGGGTTACTCTGCAATCTAAAGGGaggtgaaaaataataatgaaaaaaagacttAATTAGTTGAAGCATCATTTGGTAATGAAGATTGGATATTCTtcttaaagcattttttttaaattgtgtttgggTTGAAAataatgtgtttaattttagataattttttatttgatataattaatgatttactgagtgattttctataatttaatatCTGTGTATTAACActcaaaaatcattattataattattatatttttcagaCAACAAGCATTTTAAAAGAAGGATCGAAGAAATTCAGATTATTCTTGTTCTGCTGTAACAGCAATGTTTGATTAGTACGTGACATGACTTGACCCTTTCATTTGACTAAACTTGCAATTTGATTGATCAATGTCTGCTACAAGTAAAGATATTAGGTCAATATGTGAACATAAGACTATAAAAACTCgtgttattaaacttaattccgcaaattaatttaaaattcaatcaatCTAGAatctaattcaaattaaattttaaataaattaaataaaaattaactcgaATGACCCTATAAATTAACTGGAGATTCAATCAGCTTGTACTAAACcaggtttaattaaaaaaaaaaactaaaacaattttattttaatttttttaaaattttaaaataatatcattttaaattatcttatattatctTGGATTAACTTTCACACCAAATTATGAGTCCACCTACCCATGGAAAATGaatgtccaaaaaaaaaaaaaaaccctctttaACTAACAAGTAACAATGTAATGTACTACCCTAAGTTGGAGGACTTAAAAGTACACGAGAGGCCTTCTATGATGCATAGACTAGAAGGCCAGTTTGTCTCCCCATGATTGGGGCAAATCACTTGAACATTATAGCTTAGCTCCAAACATTTTATTGTTTGTGCATAGTTAATTTCTCAGAAATTTGTGCCTTGGGCAACAGGATAGGTGGGCAAGATTGAGCATGCGGTCAGCTTGGTGTGTAGTGTAGGGATCCTCCATATACAGTAGCCTCCTGTAATGGACAGACAAATGGATATATAGATACATGGTGGAGCTCCAATGAAAGGCAAATTCTAGCTACGAGTGTGTGACAACAAGCAAAACCTActcatctcttatattttatgtCGTTCAAAATCTATGTAGGAAACACCATATCCTCCCATATATAGCACATATGTAGCAGTTAACTTCCTGTCAGAAAAGATTATATCCCTTTTTTGCAATCAACAAAGGTTTCCATACTCTACTGGCAAAGAGAGTAGAGGCTCGAGAGGGACTCTTTCCTATGGAATCACTGGTTCGGAGACAGTCAAGCATTACAGCACCACAGGCTCCTCCACTGCAGAACTCAGAAGAGAACGAGCAAGAACTCCTAGAAGAAGTAGATGATCAAAAGGAAGAGGCTCGGCCAACTATCCAGTCAGATCTAGAGCTAACTACAAGTGATTCAAATCAGTGGTTCAATCGAGAGCTCAACCTTATTGACAACTTCAGGAGCATGGATTCATCTGAGACTTCACCAGAAACTCCTCAGGGTACTGACGGGGAGCAAAGGGTTTTCTCATGCAACTATTGTCAAAGAAAATTCTATAGTTCACAAGCACTTGGAGGACACCAAAATGCCCATAAAAGAGAAAGGACTCTAGCGAAAAGAGGGCAAAGATTAATAAGGAGTCAATTAGAGGCTTCAATGGCAGCTTATGGACATCCTTACTTCCACCACCATCACAATTCAAGCATGGCTTCTCTCCCTCTCCATGGTAGATCTCTTGGAATTCAAGTACACTCAATGATCCATAAGCCTTCTCATCACCTATCATCTTCTACTGGTTTTGGAAACGTGTATGGACATGACAGCTGGTCTCGGCCCCATATTGATCAACAACCAGGTATAGGTAAATTATCAATGGAGAATTTTTGTATGAATGCAACAACACCATCGCGTGCCAGTGTCGGTAGGTTCAACTTAGAGAGGACTAGTACTGTAGGTTCTCCGGCAGACCCTGGAATTGGTAGGTGGATAGGCAATGGTCATTTGAAGACTAATCAAGATGATCGTATTCACAAGCTTGACTTGTCCCTCAAGCTCTAAAATGTGTTTTCTTCCCCTTTCTACACTTTAATCGATCTTCAGAAACCATCTTGGACTCGTATTTATGTGAATTTTGGCTATAGAAATGCTAAATGATTGTTGTTTTCAttctccttccttccttccttgatTGTAATAGTTCAAGTTATGCTGCATCAATCATGTGAAAGCAcggtgtattttttaataaaaatatgagattAATTGAGCTAcaagacataaaaaattatacgaAATCTAGGTTGAGCATCTCCCTCAATCCTAACTAGTAACGTACAGTATCATTTGAGTATAAAGTTTCTAAGATGATATGGtcaattataatttatgatTACTGATCGTGAATCATGTGGTGTTCTTAATCTAGGATTACTCACTTGTAGCGATTTCTGGTtacttaaaattgaaaattttctaattatattcgAGCATGGTTTGATGAGAGTAGAAGATTAAACAAGACTATCCTTTAAATTGTCGTGGATCGTCATAAATCTAGCTAATGGGTCAAGAACATCCCACGTACACACCAAATAATAACAGTACTAATGAAAGCATCATATATCATATAAAGTCCAATTTAATCTCATGtatgattaaattatatagttaaaagtttacattattgttaattttaaaatctataaaataaattaaaatacatataagtTAATCTAGATAtctatattaaactaaaaaaaattattgctgcCTCGATGAATGAATACATTAAAAACACTGTCACATGACAATAGTAATATAGTTAAtgatgatattaatattttgcaTTGGCTGGGAGTGGAGAGCATAGACATTTACAAGTTTCTAGTGgcagattttctttctttttgatgtCTTTTCATGACAAAATTTACTGTGAGACACTATGAGCTCAACGTGAGATCATACTTTTTAAGGGGTCAATCATGTACCGAATTCGAGCtaacatcattgatgacgttGTCTGTGTAAACTTTGACGATGTCTGTGTAAGCATGAGCTATCTGCTCTCGACTGTCAAGCCCGCCCCTCAACTGGGAGCCTCGATGCGAATATTTCATATTGGCTTGAAGTCGAGGGCTTGGAGCTTGTAAGCTCCAGGTATTATCTCTCTTCTTAAGATGTGCTTTTCTGTGACAAGACCCGCAAGCCCGAACATGAGACGATAGCAGCCGTGTGAAGGGTTTTTTCTCTACATTATCAGTTATCACGGATTCGCCTTGCCTCGAACAGAAAGTAAACAcaaatatcttcatatagtGAAAGATTTGATATTGTTTACAggaaatattatcaaattaggCATTATAGAAAAGCGAAGGATAAATTGTATTTATGTGCATTTATTAGTGGAGGAGAAACTGTTGCCATGTCATTTACAATTTTTGATTGAGACTTTCTCCATTATTTAAGAACCCTAAACAGACTGTATGTTTGTCCTTTACCAAGTAACGTGTAAGGTGTCTCTTTCGCAAACTGATCATTAAATCTAGGGAAGATTTGATTCTGTGTTAAAACAGTGTACAGTTAGCTTACATTGCATCACATTTAACACAGTTTTCTTCGTAGAATAGTGCACGCCCTCTTTTAAGGGCATAACAAGTTGAACCAGGCTGGTCTCCTGCAATGAAGTCAACTGTTTAGCAGCCATGCCCTTTTCagtttcaaactttcaattcaTTACATTAAGTTTATTTAGATCAGCATCTCTTTAGAAGTCAGAAACTATACTAGAATCGATTCGTGCAGAAATAGAGGTCTTGCCTATGTGGCTGACCCCACCTTTCTTATAAGATCAGGTCTTGGAGAGTCACGATGGCCTTCGATGCTTTGTCATGCTCCTTATTTGATACTCGATATCCCATGCTTATCAAGTATCAGATAAAGAGTGTTAAGAAGCATTAAAGGCCATCATGTTTCCTTGAGTTTCCTACCAAAATTAGGTGCATGCAACAAGGGATCATGGAATGGATGCTCATCCTTCTTCACCAAGAAGTTGAGCAACTGGCAAGAACCTCCCCTCTAAACCCTAAAAGAACTAGCCATACCTCCTCAGACCAAAATGTCTGGCCATGAAGACGGTACATGGACTGTTCACCCAATATAGCTGGTGTTGATCTGGGCAGGTTTCATTCCTCGGAAATTACTAAGCCTTGCATTTGATTaataaagattataaaaaaccaaaaccagacCCTGCCCTTAATTTGAGCAGTCATAGCACATTATTCCATTAGGAGCAAGACAGGGTTACTGTTCATATAAACCCACATCATCACCATCTCAACATTGCTCATTGTTTTCAGCATTATATCAGATTCAAATTCATTTGACCTGATTCTGCCACAGAACCGTAACATGACAACCCATGTTGGCTGTTTGTTTCAACACGAAAGCATAACAGTGTGTCCtgttagaaaattatcaagagaagaaaagatgGCCAGCATGACGTTATGGAAGCCTGCCAGTTAATTACTAGATATCACCGAAATAAACCTGACAAAAGGCAATATCAGTATCTTACATCATTCAACACCTAAACACACCgactttataataaaatcaaatgttgtCACATATTGATCCAATCTAATTACACAAGCATGCAATTctgtaattgttttaatgtttgaGCATGTTGATGTACAATAATTTACCACAATATGCCAAGTGCAACACAAACACAAATATACCTTTTGTCCCATCACAACTTGCTATGTTAGGCTTAACAAGGCCAACATCAATTGCGTTGCTAAACCAATCAAACAGTTCTACTGAAAGCAAACCTCGACTGTGTTTCTCTTATGGGTACTTCAAAGGTTGGAGTGGGACGATTCCTTGAAAATATACTAGGACTGGATGCCAAAAGCAACGATGCTAGTGTCATTGGAAGAAATGGATTAGAGCACAAGATACAAAAGGAGCAGAGATAGGAAGTGTGCCATTTGGGAATTGAATCAAACTCATTGTTCAGCCAAACAATAGAAATATTGATATAGCTGTGACTCAAGTGAAATAAGGTTATACAGAAAATAAGAGAGTCTCGTTGATTCTAACTGATTCTAACCGCAAGATGTCAAGAACAATGGTTAGCAATCTATTTATGTGATTTTAGCCAATATAGGGTGAAACATGTCACTACAAACTGTAAATCTTTTGCTCAATATGCACCTAAGATgaataaaaatgatgcaaagaaatcataatttagatCCTAAAAAGAACTAAGACTGCAACTTAAACTGTTATCTCTAGTTCCCATACTTATCCCTCCTCTCTAAAAGTCCCATCTTTCAATGTGCACCCCCCAAGTCATCATGAAGGCATAAATGTTGCAATAATCCTCCCTAAGGAATCCTTTGATTCACTGAGTTTTATTTCCTTCATCCCTGAACCTTTGAGTACCTTGGTTAGAATCCCAAGCAATTTTCAAGTTGGTTGAGATAAACTCAAAAAACCATTAGTCAAGTCCATAATGAGTGGGAGATTTTGCACATAGAGACTCTCTAAGATGATGGTTCCCAGTTATGAATCTCTATAATCAAGCAGTTGATTCCAAGCTCACCAGCTCATAATGAAAATTCAACATCCTCATTTACTGGGTTTGAGCTACTCTCAGTAATGCTCATGGCCGATAATATTTCCGTATTTCCATGCTCAACTATAAAGAGTCCATACCCCAAGTCCCACTGAAGTAGGTTCCCATATGAGTGAACTTTTTACCATCCTTGCGATCAGAATTTTGGAGATAGAGCGACTGCTTTCAAGACCCAAGCCTACAACTCAGGGTTTCAAGAGCATTGCACCAAGAAATGGCCCTATCCATATTCAACAATGGCTCCTAAAAAAGGTATTGCTATGCCTTTTCCCGTTTCTAGACAAAAATTTGTTATCCAATTTTGAATACCTAAAGGAGAGCCCTTA
It contains:
- the LOC133674336 gene encoding zinc finger protein 1-like, with translation MESLVRRQSSITAPQAPPLQNSEENEQELLEEVDDQKEEARPTIQSDLELTTSDSNQWFNRELNLIDNFRSMDSSETSPETPQGTDGEQRVFSCNYCQRKFYSSQALGGHQNAHKRERTLAKRGQRLIRSQLEASMAAYGHPYFHHHHNSSMASLPLHGRSLGIQVHSMIHKPSHHLSSSTGFGNVYGHDSWSRPHIDQQPGIGKLSMENFCMNATTPSRASVGRFNLERTSTVGSPADPGIGRWIGNGHLKTNQDDRIHKLDLSLKL